DNA sequence from the Alkaliphilus metalliredigens QYMF genome:
TGGAAGTAGGCGGATACTTCAATGCCGTAGAGCAGGGATTCTTTGTTGATTCTGGTTGTTACCCTGAAAGAAATGGAGATGGAATCTCGAGAAAAATGGATGGTGGAGTCGGTGCAGGAACAATTTATGAACGAGATGAAGATTATTTTGCCCCGGTTACTGCTCATTTTGGACATAACAATGTAGCACAATACGATCCTTCAGCAGTAGATAACCCATCTAAGCTAATTGGTGGTTGTACCTTTGAGAAACCAGAAAAAATCGTTTATATTGATGAATTAGATGAGGTTGATAATGTAAACGTAAGATTAGAGGAAACAAAGGAATTAAGAGAGAGTACTCATGTGAAACCAGAGGTACAGTGGATGGGAGATGGCATAATTATGCTTAATCTGTTCTTACCTGCTTCCAAGAGAGTTGCAGAGTTTACTGCTTTAGAAATTGCTAAAAAAATGGGATTAGAGGATGTTGAAGTCATACACAAAGAAGTGATGCAGACATCTGAAGGAACCAGGATCGAATTGAAGGGTAAGGTTGGATTTTCAATCGATACCTCTACACTGGTCATTCCGCCAGAGCCAATCGTTATGTCAGAAGATGAGATTCGAGAAGACATTGAAAAGACTCCAATGAAAGTGGTAGCTGGAACCGTAGGAGAAGATGAGCATTCCGTAGGATTAAGAGAAATAATTGATATCAAACACGGTGGTATTGAAAAATATGGTATCGATTGTCATTATCTAGGAACCTCTGTTTCCTTAGAGAAGCTTGTTGACGCAGCGATTGAATTAAATGCAGATGCAATTCTAGCTTCTACCATTATCAGTCACGATGATATTCACTATAAAAGTATGAAACGAATCCACGAACTATGTATCGAAAAAGGAATTCGTGATCGTGTGATGGTTTTATGTGGAGGAACCCAAGTAACACCTGAGAAGGCGGTTGCACAGGGAGTTGACGCTGGTTTTGGACGGGGAAGTAAGGGGATCAATGTGGCGACTTTCCTGATTGAAAAAAGAAGAGAAATGAAAAATGAAGATTAATGTTATTGTCGCTGAGATCGGTAGTACAACAACGGTTGTCAATGCATTTCAGGAGATCCATACCCCTTGGCCTAAGTTTATAGGCCAGGGGCAGGCTCCTACCTCTGTATTACAGGGAGATGTGAACATAGGCCTACAAGGGGCACTTGATGATTTGAGTCGAAATCTTGGAGTAGATGAGATTCAGTATGACGAGATGTTAGCAACCAGTAGTGCAGCAGGGGGACTTAAAATGACTGTCCATGGGTTGGTCTATGATATGACCGTAAGGGCAGCTAGAGAAGCAGCTTTAGGTGCTGGGGCCATCATACACCAGGTAACTGGAGGTAAACTAAGAAGGACTGATATCAACAGAATCACTGAAAAAAGTCCAAATATTATTTTGATTGCCGGTGGTGTAGATTATGGTGAACGGGATACCGCCATAGAAAATGCAGAAAAGATTGCCCAGATGAATCTTGATATTCCGGTGATTTATGCTGGTAATATTGAAAATCAAGAAGAGATGAGAGAAATATTTAAGGATACAAAAAATAAACTCTATATTGTTGATAATGTTTATCCAAGGATTGATCAGCTCAATGTTGAGCCTACAAGAGCAGTCATCCAGGATGTTTTTGAAGAGCATATTATCCATGCACCGGGGATGAAAAAAGTGAGGGAAATGGTTAATGGCCCTATTATTCCAACCCCTGGGGCTGTAATGGAGGCCTCAAAGCTTTTACAGCAGCATATAGGAGACCTCATTACATTTGATGTAGGGGGGGCCACCACAGATCTGCATTCTGTCACAGAGGGTAGTGAAGAGATCAACCGTATATTGCTAAGTCCTGAACCCATGGCTAAACGTACCGTTGAGGGAGACCTAGGGGTATATATCAATATGAAAAATATCGTAAGTAATATTGGGGTAGAAAACCTGAAGGAAGAGCTCGGTCTAGACATCGATAAACTAGTTGAAACACATCAACCCATCCCTAAAACATCTGAAGAAATCAAATTTGTTGAAAGACTGACCCTAGAAGCTGTTCTTGTGGCATTGGAAAGACATGTGGGGAAGCTGAGACACCTCTATGGCCCTGGTGGTAAAACCACAGTGGCTGAGGGAAAGGACCTTTCAAATGTGAAGTTTATCATAGGAACGGGAGGAGCCTTAACAAGACTTCCAAACAGAGTACATCTCTTGAATCAAGCAACGACGAAAAGTCATCAAAATTCACTTATGCCTACAAAGGAAGCAAAAATTTTAATCGATGAAGCCTATATTATGGCTTCATTAGGGGTATTATCAAAAAGATACCCAGAAGCTGCTTTAAGCTTAATGAAGCAAAGCTTAGGATTATATGGAGAGTGATAAAATGAACCCAAAAGTAACGATAGACTTAGCTAAACTAAGGCACAATGCAAGGGTCATGACTGAAAAATGTAATGAATATGGTATAGCCATAGCAGGTGTCACCAAGGTATTTGGCGGCAGGCCAGAAATCGCCCAGGCAATGATTGATGGTGGGATTCAATACCTAGCCGACTCAAGGGTAGAGAATTTAAAAAAAATGAAGGATTTGTCCTTGCCTAAAATACTACTGAGACTACCGATGATTAGTCGTGTAGATGATGTTGTAAAGTATTGCGATATTAGTTTAAATTCAGAAGTCGAAACAATCATTGCCCTAAGCCAAGCTGCTGAAAAACAGCATAAAACCCACAAAATTATTTTGATGGTTGACTTAGGTGATTTAAGGGAAGGAATTTTTGATAGCCAAGCACTGAAGTTGGCTTTAGATGAAATCAAAAATCTCAAAGGAATTAAGGTAGTGGGGATTGGAACAAACCTCACCTGCTATGGTGGCGTCATTCCAGATGAAGAAAATCTAGGCAGGTTAATCGCCTATGCTAGTGAAATCGAAGCCGTATTAGGAACAAAGCTTGAAATTATCAGTGGCGGCAATTCAAGTAGTATCTATATGGTACAAGAAGGCCGAATGCTTGAAGAGGTGAATCTTCTTCGCTTAGGAGAAGCCATTGTCCTAGGAACAGAAAGTGCCTATGGCAATGTCATTCCAGGTACCCATCAGGATATATTTCAGCTAGAAGCAGAAATCATTGAAATTAAAGAGAAGCCTTCTATTCCTATTGGTAAAATAGGCATGGATGCCTTTGGTAACAAACCGAGTTTTGAAGATAAAGGAGTGAGAAAACGAGCTATCTTAGCTGTTGGAAAGCAGGATATAGGAACTCACGCCATCAGACCAGTTAATGTGAATGTCATCATATTGGGAGGAAGTAGTGATCATCTAATCGTGGATATCACCGACTGTGATATGCAGCATCAAATAGGAAGCACATTAACATTTGATTTAACCTATGGTGCGCTGCTATCTCTCATGACCAGCGAATATATATATAAACAAATGAATGACACAAAGCCACGCCCTTAGGGTGTGGCTTTGTTGTAATATGATGGCACTCTCGGTAATATGATGTTAATAAAAAGGAGGGTGTCTATGCATGATCAATTTAAGAAGCCGATCAATGATGAAGAAGAGGAAATAATAAAATTCAAGAAAATGATTATGGGTGAATTGAAAGCTTTAATAGAAAAGGTTGAAAATTTTAATGGCATCATATCAGATGTCGATGAAGGAAGTAATCGTTTGATTCTGATTTCATTAAAAAAATTTAATGGTGAGTTACCTAAAGAAGTAGGAGAAGCAATTAAGAAGCATGGAGAGCAAGGCTGGGGAAGTCAGAATCAATTTTATGTAATGACAAACAGAAAAAGAGTTGTTGGATATTTGGGGATTAATTTGTATGAAGAACCCATGCCCTTTGGTAAGTATGTATACATATTTGCATTGCAGCTAGAAAAGAAATATCAGAGTCAGATTAATTTAAAATATATCGAAAATTTCATAAGCGCAGTCGCTAGGAAAGCACAATGTAATTATGTTGATATGACTGATGATTGCTGTCCTTTAGCCTTAGATAAAGTAAAGCATTTAGGGTTTGTAGAATTTACAAGTACCAGTCTGTTTAAATTAAATAAACAGAACAGTCCCATAGATTTTGAAATGGTTTCCTCCCAAAATATCAACATAAGTGAAATAGAAGGAACTCATTTCATACCAAGCGATAGGCGCCTGCCACTACAGGTACAGTTAAATCAGTGGAAAGAGGAAAATTGTACTATAGAAAAATTTGTGATTAATAAAAACCAAGGACAGACACCCTTAACACTATTAATAATTAAAAGACTTGGAGCAACTAAAAAGAATGGGACTAAGAATTTTTACACATTTTTAGCAGAGCCAATTGTTTTCTATGATGATCAGTTAACAAATGAAGTCATAAACATAATCATAAATATTCTGGGTGAAAAAGAGCAGGAAGAAGCATTTATGATTGCGTTACCCACTGCATGTGAAGTGACAATAAGTAAATACCATTGGGATTATAAACTTGAATCCGTTAAGTGGTATCGGAAAATGGTGAGCAATCATTATAAACAGCTGTAAAAATTGATGAAATATAATTTAAAAGATGAATGTGCAGTCTAAAAACCTTTAAAGTATAACTTTAAAGGTTTTTGCAGGTTTAAAATAGAAAATGTAAGGATCAAGCAATAGCCAAGATCAACATGACTAAATAGAGCATTTGCACATGTTCTTTTTGTGTGGAAATTTCATTCTTGAGGTCGTTATTCTCCGCCCCTAATTCAGTGATTTGAGTGTGTAGGCTTTCTATTTCATGAAACTGTTCTGTATACTCTTCGTATTCCTTTAGGCGATTCTGTAGGTCCATAATCATATTGTTTGAACTAAAGACTTCATTTTCTTTTTGGGCAAGTTCCTTTTCCATCGAAATGATCTTATCAGTAAATTTCTCGATTTCATCATTTAAACTTTTGTTTTCATTCGTAAGATGATGATTTTCTTCTTTTAAAGGCGCTAGATCTTCTAAGACACTTAAATCTTGTAGCTCAATGTTCTCGGAGCTTTTCGGGATGAAATTATTATTGATCCCGCTGTACTTCATCATTTACTTCACCTCCAAAACCTATAAATTGTATTTTAGGATAAAGGGTACCGAATAAAAAATCACACATTACTTTTTTTGTCTCTTCAATATCATTTGTAATAAAACGATATCGCCTAAAATCCAAATGTCTACTTTCATCTATTCCAATCGGTGAGGACCACTCTAGACCATCGGTAGATGAATGAGAAGAAAACAATTGATTGATTTCAACCCATAGACACCACAGTTTGCCGTCATATCCCATCAATGTAGGATAAGAGGCATTTAAACCAGTTGAGATTTGTTTGGTACTTGATAAGGGCCTATCCTCAGTTAAGTGATAATTCAGGTGGTGAACCGTAAGTCGTTCTTGGTCATATTGGCTCCATGTGATATGGAGGTGGTCTGGTGATGTCAGGATTCCATCGGTGTAAAGTTTTTGTATGGGATCAGATGTTAATTGAATCGAATCTTTATCCCAAGTTTTATCTGCTAAATCATAGGAGGTTAAGGAAACTTCTTCGTAATTATTCTGTAATGATGTGGTCAGTGCATATATTTTAGATTGATTGTTCAGGATTTTATAGGGATTGATTACTTGGTTATAGGTGCAATGAAGTACTTCATTTCGATTCCATTCATCTTGATTATTAACAAGGTGTAGCAAGAATACATTTCCCTTATTTTTCCCATGGACTAAATAATAAAATATGTGGATGGCATCGTTAATTGATTTAATCACTGGATAAAAAATCTGATAAGTACCTTTAGGATAATTCATCAACAGACGATGGTTCCATCTACCACCCTTTAACGTATGATAATAAAGATCTCCTGTAGAAGTATAGCTGATAATATGAATTTGATTAGAAGAATCCAATGTAACAGAAAATTGAAGGGTTTTTTTCTGGAAAACCTGATTCTTTTGAAGCCATTTACCATTGGCATCTGTATAAATGTATTCAATATGATGGTTTTCATTCAAATAAAAATTATAAACCGTCCCACTTTTGTTCTTAACAATAAATTCGTACTCTCTTAAGAATGGCATTTTATCACTTCCTACATCAATTTTATTAGAAATATATGCAAAATTATGATAAAAAAGACTCTTTACTAGCACCTAATTTAACAAATGATCATATTGTACAGTAAGTGAAGGTGTAAATAGCAAAGAATTTTTTAAAAACAATTAATGTAAAGGAGCTGAGAAAATTGACAGATAACAACAATACGATAGTAGCACCACTACAAATAGACGATGCTATATGTACGAAACTACTGAGTCTTTAAAACATCAATGATTAGTTCCTTACCATCCCACACCACCTTGTTTACAACGCTTTTCACAAGGTCTCTTTTCTTTTCATAAGGCACATGATCTATTGTGTCTCTAAAAATAATCAGTGCAGCTTTCAAGATTTCAATATTAAGTATCTCTGAAGGAGTTGTATCAATTTCAAGTTTGCGCTGTAACTCCGTATTGTCCTTCTCTAGCTTTTCCATCTCAGCAATGATGTATTTAGTCACCGTACTACTTTCATTCTCAGAGAGCTGCTTTACGAGGTTCTCAATAGCCTTCTGATTCTTCTCAATCTGCTTGTATATATCCTTCGATTGATTCTTCTTATTTCCAAGCTTCTTTTGCTGCTTATCTAACATCTCAAGTAATCCATTATCAATCATATATTTCAAAGTATCAATGACATCTTGATCAGTTTTTTCTCCTGGTAGATTAGGGCATTGACACTTTGACCCCTTGGATACTTCTTTAGTGTTGCACATATAATAGAATCTTCGCTTCCCAGTAGACTTTACCACGCGATCATATTTAATTTGCATATATGAGTCGCAGAAATTGCAACGAAGTATACCTGATAACATAGCTGCATAAGAAGTACCACGTCTAGGAGCCTTATCTCGATTCTTTCCAATTTGACTTTGCACCTGGATCCACTCCTTTCCTGGTATGATACCTTCATGTCTACCTATCGCAATAATCCACTCAGATGTATCTTTTAATCGAGGATATTTACCTTTCTTAATTTGTTGCTTATTATAAGCCATGATCCCGTGTGTACCATTCCATTCATTAGCAGGGTTAGCAATTTGAGCACCCAAGGAACTAAAATACTCATATGAGTACTTGTCAGCCTTAGCATATACAGGGTTAGTCAAAATGGATTTGACTGCATTTTTTCCAAAGAATTTTCCGTTCTTAGTTTTGAAATCTTGCTGATAAGAATAAGCTTCCACCTTTGACATGGAGCCAAGCTCCATGTACTTTTCAAATACTTCTTTCACAATCTCCAGCTCTTCATCAATAGGGGAGAGGGAGTAGAGCTTCCTTTCTTTATAGTTTTCATCAATAAAAACAACAGGTTCAGATCCAAAGCCAGTGGGCAGGTTACCACCTAACCATCTACCGGTCCTAGCAAGCTGATACATATTGTCTTTAATCCGTTCGGCAATTGTTTCACGCTCCAGCTGAGCGAAGACAGAAGCGATATATAACATAGCACGGCCCATGGGCGTAGAAGTGTCAAATTGCTCTTTAACAGATACAAAAGCAATGTTATTCTCTTCTAACATTTCTATGGTTCCTGCAAAGTCAGAGATATTTCTACTGATACGATCTAGACGATAGCATATCAGGACATCAAATTTTTTAGACTCAGCATCTTTAATTAACTTTTGAAACTGCGGACGATCAGTATCCCCACCTGAAAAGCCTTCATCCTCATAGACCATTATGCTAGATTCACCAAAATGCTTTTCTATATATTCCTTACAAGTAGTGATCTGGTTTTCTACAGAGTCACCTTTACCTGTGAATTTACTTTTTCTTGAATAGATTGCAATTTTCATTTGAGAGCCCCCAGTTAATTAGTTTTATATGGTTTATATTATAGCAAAAAAGAAAAAGTTTTTGAGAGATTAAATAATTATGCATGCCTACTATCCTAAATATACATAGTCCTAACGGGCTTTTATTAATGGATGAAACAAGTAATTTGTCGTATAGTGTCGGACGAATATATTGAAAAGAAGGCCTTTATGTTTGTGTGACTTGGTAAATATTGCTACAATAGAAACAAGCCTATTAATTAACTCATAAATCGACCAATATTGACAGAAAATTACTAATGGTATATTTGTACGATGGGAAGATGAACAACTAGATGGATTGTAATAAAACTTTAATAAGACTTATTAGGTATAGTACAAGACATTTAACATATAACTGAGTGTTTTGCAGATAAGTAAATAATACCGAACTTTAGTTCGTGAATACCACTGAAAATGACGTAAAAAGCGAACTTGATGTCGGTAATGAAACCTTATGTGCAATATATTACTAGTTAGTTGAAATCACAATATCGGGGTAGAGCGTTGGGTAATTAATTTGGCTGGTGCTGCTAAAAATTAGATGGACATTTGCTGTAAGAGTATCTTTGTTAAACTGCATAAGTTTAATATTATAAAGATAGCATGTATAAATTATTTAGGGGGTCATTAAGTGGATAGAACTATAAAGTGCACTGATTGTGGTGAATTGTTAAGTAACGAAAGTGATGCTTGTCAAAAGTGTCGTTCAAGTAAAAGGACTGTATGTATGGGTTTTTCAGATAAGGTAAGCTTTCATGAACAACTGCGTGGGAAAGCTAAAAAAGAAGGAACAAAAAAGCCAGTTAAGGAATTTATATATGGTGATGAGAAGAAAATATCAAATAATACATGGGTAGATAAAACTAGGATAATTGATAGAGAAAACAATCAATATGTTGAAATAATTAAAGATAAAGATACTGGTGAAATAATACATGAATGTAAAGAACCTTTGACAGATCATTTCAACCACGGTTCAGCGAAGTTTAAAAAACAAAAGTAATCTATATGCATATTAAATGTAGAATTATAAAACCTCTGTGATAATGACCCTATGTGGAATGATTATGTAAATACTATGGCAAATCATCGTTTTTTTAATGTACGATAGTAAAGGGGATAGGTTTGTGACATCAACTAACAGTGCATTGCCGGCTTCGCTGCGCTCCGACCCAAAGCTTTTCGCTGGGAGACAAGCTCCGCCAAGAGGTATTCCTTTTGGGTCCAGCTCAAAGGCTTCGGCAATGCGAAACGTTCTTGGCTATACAAATAGCATAGTGAGTGAGTAAGGAAAATGAATGAGTTAATGTTTCTAAAACAACCAATTTTATAAGGAGGCAGGTATGAAAAAAGTAAAGATATATAAAGGATATGATAGTTTTCAACAAAACCTAGATGGAACATATGTCTGTGGAGGAGCATACGATAGTTTCCAAGAGAATCCAGATGGAACATATGTCTGTGGAGGAGCATACGATAGTTTCCAAGAGAATCCAGATGGAACATATGTCTGTGGAGGGGCATACGATAGTTTCCAAGAGAATCCAGATGGAACATATGTCTGTGGAGGGGCATACGATAGTTTCCAAGAGAATCCAGATGGAACATATGTCTGTGGAGGGGCATACGACAGCTTCCAACAGAATCCAGATGGAACATATGTCTGTGGAGGGGCATACGACAGCTTTCAGCAGAATCCAGATGGTACATATGTTTTAGGAGGAGCATATGATAGTTTCCTACAGAATCCAGATGGTACATACGTCTGTGGAGGGGCATATGATAGTTTCCAACGGAATCCTGACGGCACATATGTTTGTGGAGGAGCATATGATAGTTTCCTACAGAATCCAGATGGTACATACGTCTGTGGAGGGGTATACGACAGCTTCCAAGAGAATCCAGATGGAACATATGTCTGTGGAGGAGCATATGATAGTTTTCAACGGAATCCTGACGGTACATATGTTTGCAGCTGATATACATAAAGATATCAAAAACTTTCGTAAGATACTGCACATAACAACGCATTTGGCGTAAAGGGCAAAGCTTCGGGGGTCTGGTTCGTTAGCGTCGCAAATGCAGAACGTTAGTGCGCCAAGTCAGGTAAGGTCTAACCAACCACCTGTATCAAGTGTTGCGTTGATACTGGCGACAATAAAGATGAAGCGACACCGAGAATCATATAGGCCATAGGGGAGACCGTAATCCCTGAAGCATATTCAGCCCCATAAATCGCGTACCTAGAAATAGGAAAATGCAGATGACGACGTGTTTTACGTCACGGAAGTCAATACAAAGGAATCGTTAATAGTGAGATTTTTGAGGGTCTGTCGGGGTCCTATAACATGGCATGTATGAAGAGAAATGTCAGGAACTTGGGAGGATCAGTAGGTTCTGTAGGTTCCAGTGATAAGCTGGTAGACCCATCCAACCGAAAAATAGGACGGTCGATGACATTACAGGGTTCGGATCAACCCATAGAACTCTGAGGTTGGGAAAGCCAACTACATGGGGAAGGAGTTGACAGGAATATGTACTTCGTAAAGGAAACATTAGCCGGGCATGTTGGGCTGGATAAACTAATGCAAACCTCACTGCGAGGAATAAGGCAGAAGGCAAAGTTAGAGTTTAAATATTAATTTGCTGGATTACGGAACTGGATATTTCTGAAGAGCCTGGTGCGTCAGGTAACTGGCGCTTCTACCGTGACGTCGACATTATATACTAGGTATTGATCTCTCAAAAGTATTTGAGTATATTAAACAATAATTTTTTTAGGGGTGATTATATATGGGAAAAGAAGTTATAGGAAGTAGGGCTAAATTTGTTATTAATGATAAGAATGATTGTATCATGTATCTGGGACATCTCTTAGAGTATGCAGTTAAGAAGAAGGAAGTATATTGGGAATTGATTCTAGAGTCAATTACTTATTATACTCATGAATTAGAACGTGCAGGAATTAAATTTAGTGGAGAAATTAGAATTGATGAAATTATTATGATTGAAGATAAAAAAATATTACATAGTAATATTGCTTTCAGTAAATTTAAATTATTTACATCTGCAATGAAATTAATAGAGAATGAAATTATTAATATAATTGGTGATTATAGTAAAGATAAACGCTCAATTTCTTATAACAATTATCTTAGTATCATTAAAAACGATAAAATTGGACAAGTAAAATTTCATCATAACCTAGAAAGAGATGAATTGATTAAGAAATATAAAGAACATAGAAACTATAATGCTCACTTTACAAGTGATAAATTATGTGAATGGATTGACTATAGAATTAAACAGTCTCAAGAATATGAAAATGTAAAATTTGAATTTGGAGATGATTTTAATATTTATGTATCAGATGAAATTCAGTTGGAATATTTGAGAACAGAATTAGTTAGACATATGAAAACGCATTTCGAATATGAAAAAGCAATTGATCATATTAAGCAAGATTTTCAATATTTAAATGGTAGAGATATTAAAATTAATGTAAAGAAAGTACCACTTGACAAGTCAGCTATACCGATTTCAGAGAATGGTTACTCTAGTCATCTGAGAAGCAATAATAGAGAAACAAAGTAGAGTGGAATCATATCTGAATAAAATATTAAACTTATAAGTGAAAAGATAAGATTAGCTATTTTCGTATAGAACATCTACTAACAGCATGTTCTAAACATTCATCAGTATTTAGAGAAAGGCTTCGTAACAGCTGATGAACGACGGGGACGGCAGAACGTTAGTGCACCAAGCAAAGGTGAATCGTACACAGAGAATCATATAGGCCATAGGGGAGACCATAATTCCTGAAGCATATTCAGCCTTGTAAGTCGTGGGTCTAGAAATAGACAAAATGCAGATGACGACGTGTTTAACGTCACGGAAGTCAATACAAAAGAATCGCTAAAGGTGAGATTCTTGAGGGTCTGTCGGGGTCCTATAACATGGCATGTATGAAGAAAAATGTCAGGTACTTGGGAGGATCTATAGGTTCCAACGATAAACTGGTAGACCCATCCAACCGAACATGTAGGACTGGGTAAACTAATGCAAACCTCACTGCGAGGAATAAGGCAGAAGGCAAAGAAGAATTGTCGGATTACGGAACTGAATATTTCTGAAAATCCCGGTGTGGTAGTTCCTCACGCCGGGATCTGGGCGGGGTGCGTCAGGTAACTGGCGCTTCTACCGTGACAGTGCCATTATGCATAGAATATGAATTTAAAAGGAGAAAAGGTCATGAACTCACTTGATATTTTTCAAGATGAAGAAATAGTTACTAGTTCTGTCATAAGTGAA
Encoded proteins:
- a CDS encoding GlmL-related ornithine degradation protein, encoding MKINVIVAEIGSTTTVVNAFQEIHTPWPKFIGQGQAPTSVLQGDVNIGLQGALDDLSRNLGVDEIQYDEMLATSSAAGGLKMTVHGLVYDMTVRAAREAALGAGAIIHQVTGGKLRRTDINRITEKSPNIILIAGGVDYGERDTAIENAEKIAQMNLDIPVIYAGNIENQEEMREIFKDTKNKLYIVDNVYPRIDQLNVEPTRAVIQDVFEEHIIHAPGMKKVREMVNGPIIPTPGAVMEASKLLQQHIGDLITFDVGGATTDLHSVTEGSEEINRILLSPEPMAKRTVEGDLGVYINMKNIVSNIGVENLKEELGLDIDKLVETHQPIPKTSEEIKFVERLTLEAVLVALERHVGKLRHLYGPGGKTTVAEGKDLSNVKFIIGTGGALTRLPNRVHLLNQATTKSHQNSLMPTKEAKILIDEAYIMASLGVLSKRYPEAALSLMKQSLGLYGE
- the orr gene encoding ornithine racemase Orr is translated as MNPKVTIDLAKLRHNARVMTEKCNEYGIAIAGVTKVFGGRPEIAQAMIDGGIQYLADSRVENLKKMKDLSLPKILLRLPMISRVDDVVKYCDISLNSEVETIIALSQAAEKQHKTHKIILMVDLGDLREGIFDSQALKLALDEIKNLKGIKVVGIGTNLTCYGGVIPDEENLGRLIAYASEIEAVLGTKLEIISGGNSSSIYMVQEGRMLEEVNLLRLGEAIVLGTESAYGNVIPGTHQDIFQLEAEIIEIKEKPSIPIGKIGMDAFGNKPSFEDKGVRKRAILAVGKQDIGTHAIRPVNVNVIILGGSSDHLIVDITDCDMQHQIGSTLTFDLTYGALLSLMTSEYIYKQMNDTKPRP
- a CDS encoding recombinase family protein — encoded protein: MKIAIYSRKSKFTGKGDSVENQITTCKEYIEKHFGESSIMVYEDEGFSGGDTDRPQFQKLIKDAESKKFDVLICYRLDRISRNISDFAGTIEMLEENNIAFVSVKEQFDTSTPMGRAMLYIASVFAQLERETIAERIKDNMYQLARTGRWLGGNLPTGFGSEPVVFIDENYKERKLYSLSPIDEELEIVKEVFEKYMELGSMSKVEAYSYQQDFKTKNGKFFGKNAVKSILTNPVYAKADKYSYEYFSSLGAQIANPANEWNGTHGIMAYNKQQIKKGKYPRLKDTSEWIIAIGRHEGIIPGKEWIQVQSQIGKNRDKAPRRGTSYAAMLSGILRCNFCDSYMQIKYDRVVKSTGKRRFYYMCNTKEVSKGSKCQCPNLPGEKTDQDVIDTLKYMIDNGLLEMLDKQQKKLGNKKNQSKDIYKQIEKNQKAIENLVKQLSENESSTVTKYIIAEMEKLEKDNTELQRKLEIDTTPSEILNIEILKAALIIFRDTIDHVPYEKKRDLVKSVVNKVVWDGKELIIDVLKTQ